The following are encoded in a window of bacterium SCSIO 12643 genomic DNA:
- a CDS encoding GNAT family N-acetyltransferase, which produces MHAIRIEELSKEDLKDFLDYLSVHLSENGDNDLFFLPLSKEQSKFTNEWAKKFREGFDKKRGEIGWRKLWVAINQDNQIVGHIDIRLRKEPNTAHRVVLGMGTDRNFRNLKIGQQLLHFVIDYCKNDSSISWLDLDVLGINSPAIRVYEKLGFYLLSDVQDMFRIEGKSYGYKSMTLNVD; this is translated from the coding sequence ATGCACGCAATACGAATAGAGGAGCTAAGTAAAGAAGATCTTAAGGATTTCCTGGATTACTTAAGTGTTCATTTATCTGAAAATGGAGATAATGATTTGTTTTTTCTACCACTCTCTAAAGAACAATCAAAGTTTACAAATGAGTGGGCAAAAAAATTCAGAGAAGGATTTGATAAAAAGAGAGGAGAAATAGGCTGGCGAAAACTTTGGGTGGCCATAAATCAAGACAATCAAATTGTAGGGCATATTGATATTCGTTTGCGTAAAGAACCCAATACAGCGCATAGAGTAGTGCTGGGCATGGGAACAGATCGAAATTTCAGAAACTTAAAGATTGGACAGCAATTACTTCATTTTGTAATAGACTATTGTAAAAACGATTCAAGTATAAGTTGGTTGGATTTAGATGTTTTAGGTATCAATAGTCCAGCGATTCGTGTGTATGAAAAATTAGGGTTCTATTTATTAAGCGATGTACAGGATATGTTTAGGATTGAGGGTAAATCGTATGGTTATAAGTCAATGACTTTAAATGTGGATTAG
- a CDS encoding DUF2147 domain-containing protein, which translates to MNTKIFIVIGLLIFSFTACKGEKQRHKEQLVAESITEIKTEIESNQEVMDTTNAEEERLTEQVKSTILGTSPGDSIIGIWEVKNDYYMAIYEILKYKDEYIGKMHYYNDGNSEYEAQGNEEDYFLDGITYANGKYSNGNIYMPGDKKYSAEFTLEGDTLQVKMTMDGYPYTEIWKRKEYKDISKTP; encoded by the coding sequence ATGAACACAAAAATCTTTATCGTAATAGGTCTGTTGATATTCTCATTTACTGCTTGTAAAGGAGAAAAGCAAAGGCATAAAGAACAATTGGTGGCAGAGAGTATCACTGAGATAAAAACAGAAATAGAATCAAATCAAGAAGTTATGGATACCACAAATGCAGAGGAAGAGCGCCTAACGGAGCAAGTGAAATCAACAATTTTAGGCACTAGCCCGGGGGATAGTATTATTGGAATCTGGGAAGTAAAGAATGATTATTATATGGCGATCTATGAAATACTAAAGTATAAAGACGAGTACATTGGAAAAATGCATTATTACAATGATGGGAATTCAGAATACGAAGCACAGGGAAACGAAGAGGATTATTTTTTAGATGGGATTACATATGCAAATGGAAAATATTCCAATGGAAATATCTACATGCCTGGAGATAAAAAGTATTCTGCTGAATTTACTTTAGAAGGGGATACACTACAGGTAAAAATGACGATGGATGGTTATCCGTATACGGAGATTTGGAAACGCAAGGAGTATAAGGATATTAGCAAGACTCCCTAA
- a CDS encoding radical SAM protein has translation MKIYLIKASAGSSYSEYKAETGGPPQNIFSAAAAMPQGIEIEMCDETIGMKTNLDSNADVVAVFMSTPDAYRAYEITEAFSKKGKVTILGGLHTFFFQDEAAENADTLILGESEGLWEDIFKDIAHNTLKKSYKRTSQLDLAELKPYPTDIISVSEYNWTWSVVVSRGCPMHCDFCLVHQFFDKFSLRPIPHIVAELKELKKLGVEWVELHSDNLTQNKRYAMELFKALAPLNMNFYGETTVLIAKNKDLLAAAQEAGVKTLLFGIETPSEEALKEQGKTFVKPNQIKEYVEIVKSYGIEVVGDFLFGFDAHDHRIFDQTLDFIKDIDIDVVYPHLMIPFPGSETFNKLDTEGRILTKDWSKYDGSHAVFQPAKMSPLELEMGTWEVYQTSEKWNREKREGVKKKDEPQPELSAISKTVSKKETKWKTFIALLLLPVALWYEHFNFYFAALFLFWSFHGIKTRYTFFMDSYSRDEDPIMFWVITILWIVLSLWSILYSELVLNYLYGY, from the coding sequence ATGAAAATATATTTGATTAAAGCCTCTGCCGGAAGTTCTTATTCGGAGTATAAAGCTGAAACCGGTGGTCCGCCCCAAAACATATTCTCCGCAGCTGCAGCCATGCCTCAGGGTATAGAGATTGAGATGTGCGATGAAACCATTGGTATGAAAACCAATTTGGATTCAAATGCGGATGTAGTGGCTGTTTTTATGTCAACGCCTGATGCGTACAGAGCTTATGAAATCACAGAAGCTTTTAGTAAAAAGGGAAAGGTGACCATATTAGGTGGATTACACACATTCTTTTTTCAAGATGAAGCTGCTGAAAATGCAGATACTTTGATTCTTGGTGAATCTGAGGGGCTATGGGAAGATATTTTTAAAGATATCGCACACAATACTTTAAAGAAGTCCTACAAACGAACGTCTCAATTGGATTTGGCAGAATTGAAACCGTATCCGACCGATATAATTTCGGTTTCGGAATACAATTGGACCTGGTCGGTTGTGGTGAGTAGAGGATGTCCAATGCATTGTGATTTTTGTTTGGTCCACCAATTCTTTGATAAATTTTCTTTACGTCCCATTCCACATATTGTTGCAGAACTAAAAGAACTGAAAAAGCTTGGTGTGGAATGGGTTGAATTGCATTCTGATAACCTGACGCAGAATAAGAGATATGCCATGGAATTGTTTAAAGCATTAGCTCCCTTAAACATGAATTTTTACGGGGAGACCACGGTTTTGATTGCGAAGAACAAAGATCTATTGGCAGCCGCACAAGAGGCGGGTGTGAAGACTTTATTGTTTGGAATAGAAACACCATCCGAAGAAGCGTTAAAAGAACAAGGAAAAACGTTTGTGAAGCCCAATCAGATAAAAGAATATGTCGAAATTGTAAAAAGCTATGGAATTGAGGTGGTAGGAGATTTCCTTTTTGGATTTGATGCTCATGACCACCGAATTTTTGATCAAACTTTAGATTTTATAAAGGACATAGATATTGATGTGGTATATCCGCATTTAATGATCCCGTTTCCGGGTTCAGAGACTTTTAATAAATTAGATACGGAGGGGCGTATTTTAACGAAAGACTGGTCTAAATATGATGGTTCGCACGCGGTATTTCAACCCGCTAAAATGAGTCCGTTAGAATTGGAAATGGGGACCTGGGAAGTCTATCAGACTTCAGAAAAGTGGAATAGAGAAAAAAGAGAAGGAGTAAAAAAAAAGGATGAACCTCAACCGGAATTATCTGCAATTTCTAAAACAGTAAGTAAAAAAGAAACGAAATGGAAAACATTTATCGCTTTGCTGCTATTACCTGTGGCTTTATGGTATGAACATTTCAATTTCTATTTTGCCGCGTTATTTCTCTTCTGGAGTTTCCATGGGATTAAAACCAGATATACCTTTTTCATGGATAGTTACAGCAGAGATGAAGACCCTATCATGTTTTGGGTGATTACCATTCTGTGGATTGTCTTATCCCTATGGAGCATTTTATATTCTGAACTCGTTTTAAACTACTTGTATGGATATTAG
- a CDS encoding SRPBCC family protein has translation MKYTLSNEINGSLSHVAEKIIAPDGAKEWTEGLQNTEQIDGQFGKVGSKRNLNYLFNNKEMVIIESIVEQNLPNQIKFAYDSKMGQNIVELIFEQVSENLVKQTSHTTMELKGIMKWLGFALKPMFKKQSIKYMTAFKKYAEQ, from the coding sequence ATGAAATATACCTTATCCAACGAAATTAATGGTTCATTAAGCCATGTAGCAGAGAAAATTATTGCTCCGGATGGAGCCAAAGAATGGACCGAAGGCTTGCAAAACACAGAACAAATTGATGGACAATTTGGAAAGGTTGGATCTAAGCGAAATCTGAATTATTTGTTCAACAATAAGGAAATGGTGATCATAGAATCTATCGTAGAACAAAATCTTCCGAATCAAATCAAGTTTGCTTACGATAGTAAAATGGGACAGAATATTGTAGAATTAATTTTTGAACAGGTATCTGAAAATCTGGTGAAGCAAACAAGTCACACCACCATGGAGTTAAAGGGTATAATGAAGTGGTTGGGATTTGCATTAAAGCCTATGTTTAAAAAGCAGTCTATAAAGTACATGACCGCATTTAAGAAATACGCAGAACAATAA
- a CDS encoding AraC family transcriptional regulator, with translation MGTSNEIYQSRMNLAMDYVNNNLDRSISLDELASVSFFSSYHFHRIFTAVTGESVFDYTNRVRLEKVARLLKFSKDSIAQISYECGFSSPATLSRSFKQYFGCAPSIYRNGGAIENSKIRKELHDIDQYYCSENAEEFKNDFPVRIEEFPQRKIAFIRVKDSFKEGVVLKVYSEIIEWAKSQGLFETGTIFGMSKDDPYVTPKEKYTYEVCITIPHDFVVQKGGGIETKVLPKCKYAVTTVSGDFNKVATAINFMFNHWLINSSYEPEHLPGLEVFRDREHVLNWDYFDLDFCIPVKEIKK, from the coding sequence TTGGGTACATCAAACGAAATATATCAAAGCCGGATGAATCTGGCTATGGACTATGTCAACAATAATTTAGATCGGTCAATTTCGCTGGATGAATTGGCTTCGGTTTCATTTTTTTCATCCTATCATTTTCATAGAATTTTTACAGCAGTTACTGGAGAATCAGTGTTTGATTATACGAATCGTGTGCGATTAGAAAAAGTAGCCCGATTACTGAAGTTCTCTAAGGATTCCATTGCTCAGATTTCCTATGAATGTGGCTTTTCCTCACCTGCGACTTTGTCCAGGTCTTTCAAACAGTATTTTGGATGTGCACCCAGTATCTACAGAAATGGTGGTGCGATAGAGAATAGCAAGATTCGCAAAGAATTGCACGATATAGATCAATATTATTGTTCGGAGAATGCAGAGGAGTTTAAAAACGATTTCCCGGTGAGGATTGAAGAATTTCCACAACGGAAAATTGCCTTTATCCGAGTCAAAGATTCTTTTAAAGAAGGTGTTGTTTTGAAAGTATATTCAGAAATCATAGAGTGGGCTAAAAGTCAGGGACTGTTTGAGACAGGAACCATATTTGGAATGTCAAAAGATGACCCGTATGTGACTCCCAAAGAGAAATATACTTATGAGGTATGTATCACCATACCTCATGATTTTGTGGTACAAAAGGGTGGTGGTATCGAAACTAAGGTGTTGCCTAAATGTAAATATGCGGTAACGACAGTTTCGGGTGATTTTAATAAAGTGGCTACCGCAATTAATTTTATGTTTAATCATTGGTTGATCAATAGCTCTTATGAACCTGAACATCTTCCCGGATTAGAAGTTTTCAGAGATCGGGAGCATGTATTGAATTGGGATTATTTTGATTTAGACTTCTGCATTCCGGTAAAAGAGATCAAAAAGTAA